Sequence from the Vigna radiata var. radiata cultivar VC1973A unplaced genomic scaffold, Vradiata_ver6 scaffold_48, whole genome shotgun sequence genome:
GAGAGATTGAATGAGAAATGGCGTCGAAGCTGAGAACGTGTTTCGTGTGCTGGAATCTGAGTGGCTTCAACTGCGTTAACCTCTCTAACGGCAATGGTAGAATAGTGCGAGTTTCGTTTCCAGCTTCTTGTAAAATGCGACACCGCACCACTCTCAGGTATCTTAATCTTGTTCTATTCTTATTAAGATTCTTCACGGTTTGAAATTCAATGCGGAGTTCTATTGTATTTATTCTATTAAGCAGTTTGCAGCATAAGAGGCAACAGATCAAGCCTTCTACTGAGGTAGGTCTCCGTCAAAATaaagatgaggaagaagattCAGAGGTTTCTTCCAACAACGATGATTCTGTGGACAATACAAATGAAACTAAGGATTCTGTGGACAATACAAATGAAACTGAGGAGCCTTTGGTATCtccttttctatattttctttgaatgaaTTATGCCGTtggcaaagaagaaaaagaagacgaataaagaaaaagaaaaacattaggAAGATATTCTGTGAACATAATATGTTTGAAACCTTGATGGATGATATGATAGAATTTCTCTCTAATCGAATATTCGTATGTTCGAAAGTTATGCATAGCCGTACAGAAATTTAGCTTGCTTGAATGTTTGCTTAGATCTTCTTTAACTGATAGTTTCAATTTTCCTTAATACAACACAAACTGCTAATTTTGCTACTTTAATAACTGGGAAAGATAATATAGAATTGATGTAGTTTGGTAGTTTCTGAGTCTATTAGTCATTaacttctatttatttatttaaatttcttaatgtGACACTTACTAGGGTTGCCTTTAGTGGGAATGACCTGTGACCAAAGAACAAATgtatttcaatatcaatcaagaGAAAGGCCAACATTCTTTAGGGTTTAATTgcattttattattctattatgaAATAGGTTATAAACATAAATGGAGCAGAACTGGCTAAACAGTTGTCTGGTAAGCAACGTGAGGATTTGCTGGGCATGATAAGAAATGCAGAGAAAAGTAAGATATCTTTCTGGAAtaattatggatttttttttctcatattcttACTTTTTGTTTAGTATCTTGTTTCCTTGTTATcattaagaattttatattcttCATGCAGACattcttcttttaaatcaaGCTAGAGTTCGTGCACTTGAAGATCTTGAAAAGATTCTTGCTGAAAAGGATGCATTGCAAGGAGAAATCAATGCCTTAGAGGCGAGATTGGCTGAGACTGATGCACGAATTAAAGCTGCCGCCCAAGAAAAAATACGCGTGGAACTATTGGAGCAGCAGTTAGAAAAACTTCGTAATGAGTTGGCCGAAAAGGGAGGTACTGAAGCAAGATATGAAGAATTGCGTGACCTTCAAAATGGAGATTTGAGGGATGCAAACCCTCTCAGTAATAAGGGTATTATTCATTCTCTTACTGAGGAGCTTAATTCATTAAGGACAGAAAATGCATCCATGAAGAATGATTTAGAATCATTTAAAACGCATATTAGTGTTGTCAAGAATGATGATGAACGTTTGGTGGCATTGGAAAAGGAACGATCATCTTTGGAATCAGCCCTAAAGGACTTGGAATCAAAACTATGTTCTCAGGAGGATGTATCAAAACTTTCTATACTGACAGTTGAATGCAAGGATTTATCGGGTAAGGTTGAAAATTTGCAATCTTTGCTAGATAAAGCAACCAAACAGGCTGATCAAGCTGTTATTGTGCTGCAACAAAATCAGGATCTTCGGAGGAAGGTTGATGAGTTGGAAACATCTCTTGAAGAAGCTAATATCCATAAGCTATCATCTGATCAATTGCAAAAATATAGTGAACTAATGAAACAAAAGATAAATGTGTTGGAGGAGCGTCTTCAAAAATCAGATGAAGAGTTAAATTCTTACATTCAGCTATATCAAAAATCAGTGAAGGAATTTCAAGATACGCTTGATACTCTGAAAGAACAAAGCAAGAGAAAGGCACTGGAAGAGCCTGTGGAAGATATGCCGTGGGAATTTTGGAGTCAACTGTTACTTCTAATTGATGGCTGgggaatagaaaagaaaatatcagtAGATGATGCAAGTCTTTTAAGAGAAAAGGTATGGAGGAGAGACAGGCGTATTAGTGAAACATATATGGCCTACAAAAAACAGAGTGAACCTGAGGCTATTTCTGCATTTCTT
This genomic interval carries:
- the LOC106752882 gene encoding probable starch synthase 4, chloroplastic/amyloplastic isoform X3 → MASKLRTCFVCWNLSGFNCVNLSNGNGRIVRVSFPASCKMRHRTTLSSLQHKRQQIKPSTEVGLRQNKDEEEDSEVSSNNDDSVDNTNETKDSVDNTNETEEPLVININGAELAKQLSGKQREDLLGMIRNAEKNILLLNQARVRALEDLEKILAEKDALQGEINALEARLAETDARIKAAAQEKIRVELLEQQLEKLRNELAEKGGTEARYEELRDLQNGDLRDANPLSNKGIIHSLTEELNSLRTENASMKNDLESFKTHISVVKNDDERLVALEKERSSLESALKDLESKLCSQEDVSKLSILTVECKDLSGKVENLQSLLDKATKQADQAVIVLQQNQDLRRKVDELETSLEEANIHKLSSDQLQKYSELMKQKINVLEERLQKSDEELNSYIQLYQKSVKEFQDTLDTLKEQSKRKALEEPVEDMPWEFWSQLLLLIDGWGIEKKISVDDASLLREKVWRRDRRISETYMAYKKQSEPEAISAFLGLLSSETSQGLHVIHIAAEMAPVAKVGGLGDVVSGLGKALQKKGHLVEIVLPKYDCMEYDRVCNLRAPLYWEIFVHKGLNSARICFTCHNFEYQGTAAASELDSCGLVSQNLNKSDKMQDNSARDRVNSVKGGIVFSNIVTTVSPTYAQEVRTAEGGHGLHSTLSSHSRKFVGILNGIDTDAWNPATDAFLPVQYNATDLQGKVENKQALRRKLGLSSADIRRPLVACITRLVPQKGVHLIRHAIYLTFELGGQFVLLGSSPVPHIQKEFEGIANHFQNHDHVRLILKYDESLSHAIYAASDMFIIPSIFEPCGLTQMISMRYGAIPIVRKTGGLNDSVFDVDDDTIPSQFRNGFTFVNPDEQGLNGALVRALNLFKNNPERWKQLVQKDMNIDFSWETSSAEYEDLYLKSVARAKAAKRA